In one window of Rhodanobacter sp. FDAARGOS 1247 DNA:
- a CDS encoding amidohydrolase gives MQPLRVSLVQGATRWHDAPANRDYYGALVRQARGSDLIVLPETFLSGFSNDIQASADTMDGEGVAWLRALAIEVGAVICGSLAIREDGVVYNRLLWMQPDGSFQQYDKRHLFRMAGEHTRYGGGNERLIVELKGWRILPQVCYDLRFPVWLRNRRLATATGGMDYDLAVFVANWPSPRRQPWRTLLRARAIENLSYVVGVNRVGVDGNEIPYAGDSAILDPVGEPLVELGAQEQVVTITLDPAPLLAHRERFPAWMDADAFSLDPG, from the coding sequence ATGCAACCACTGCGGGTTTCGCTGGTGCAGGGCGCCACCCGCTGGCACGACGCGCCGGCCAATCGCGACTATTACGGTGCGCTGGTACGCCAGGCCAGAGGCAGCGACCTGATCGTGCTGCCGGAGACCTTCCTGTCCGGTTTCAGCAACGACATCCAGGCCAGCGCCGACACCATGGACGGCGAGGGCGTGGCCTGGCTGCGCGCGCTGGCGATCGAGGTCGGCGCGGTGATCTGCGGCAGCCTGGCGATCCGCGAGGATGGCGTGGTCTACAACCGCCTGTTGTGGATGCAGCCGGACGGCAGCTTCCAGCAGTACGACAAGCGCCACCTGTTCCGCATGGCCGGCGAACACACCCGCTACGGCGGTGGCAACGAGCGGCTGATCGTGGAGCTGAAGGGTTGGCGCATCCTGCCCCAGGTCTGCTACGACCTGCGTTTCCCGGTGTGGCTGCGCAACCGCCGGCTGGCGACCGCCACTGGCGGCATGGACTACGACCTGGCCGTGTTCGTGGCGAACTGGCCGTCACCGCGCCGGCAGCCGTGGCGCACCTTGCTGCGCGCCCGCGCGATCGAGAACCTCAGCTACGTGGTCGGCGTGAACCGGGTCGGCGTGGACGGCAACGAGATCCCGTATGCCGGCGACAGCGCGATACTCGATCCGGTCGGCGAACCGCTGGTGGAACTGGGCGCACAGGAACAGGTGGTGACGATCACGCTGGA